The Eurosta solidaginis isolate ZX-2024a chromosome 4, ASM4086904v1, whole genome shotgun sequence genome includes a window with the following:
- the LOC137247857 gene encoding uncharacterized protein, with the protein MWNNMLNRREQLALLLLAIFAFQHSCALKSLISFDDDGINEESDEHYKLKFPTLKLLKPFNLFEKKKDKFGLGDVLEDKISKLEGLDAKLLDLLDLVKDKKKDKLENKIDLVENKKESKYPYPAYSPAYALAPATVYAPAPAPAYAPAPAYAPAIAPTYAPVPASAYATASSYAPAPAPAYAPDPVSVQYKAPKPKLVSVKHKAAAYAAAPAPAYAPAPAYAPAPVYAPSAPTYKPKYFYVDSDSDEEEAYAYVPIKPIKRKPASQACAGYDDDAYFT; encoded by the exons ATGTGGAACAACATGTTGAACAGACGAGAGCAGTTGGCGTTATTGCTTTTAGCTATTTTTG ccTTTCAACATTCGTGCGCTTTGAAAAGTCTAATAAGCTTTGATGACGATGGTATTAATGAAGAATCTGACGAACACTACAAACTCAAGTTTCCTACATTAAAATTGCTTAAACCTTTCAATTTATTCGAAAAGAAAAAGGATAAATTTGGTTTGGGTGATGTGTTGGAAGATAAAATATCCAAATTAGAGGGACTGGATGCCAAATTATTGGACTTGTTGGATTTGGTTaaggataaaaaaaaagataaattggaaaacaaaataGATTTGGTGGAAAACAAAAAGGAATCGAAATATCCATATCCAGCCTATTCCCCAGCATATGCCCTAGCACCCGCTACAGTTTATGCACCAGCACCCGCTCCAGCTTATGCCCCAGCACCCGCTTATGCACCAGCAATCGCTCCAACATATGCACCAGTACCAGCTTCAGCATATGCAACAGCTTCATCGTATGCCCCAGCACCCGCGCCAGCGTATGCACCTGACCCAGTCTCTGTTCAATATAAAGCTCCAAAGCCAAAACTAGTATCGGTGAAACATAAAGCAGCGGCATATGCAGCAGCACCCGCTCCAGCTTACGCACCAGCTCCAGCATATGCACCAGCTCCAGTGTATGCCCCTTCGGCTCCAACATATAaacctaaatatttttatgtgGATTCAGATTCCGATGAAGAAGAAGCATATGCGTATGTACCGATTAAGCCAATTAAACGAAAACCAGCATCGCAGGCTTGTGCAGGTTATGACGATGACGCCTACTTCACATAA